Proteins encoded within one genomic window of Humulus lupulus chromosome 1, drHumLupu1.1, whole genome shotgun sequence:
- the LOC133832149 gene encoding uncharacterized protein LOC133832149 — MRDEHGVGVTYNKAWRAKELAVDDVRGSNEESYALLPSYLYMLKLSNPGTITRVCKDEENRFKYMFIAFGASLDGWKHCRPVIVVDGTFLKTKYGGTLYAACVKDGDNQIFPLAFGIGDSENDNAWIWFFIRLKEAIGDRENLCIVSDRHKSIKNAVEQVYPGVYHGVFLYHLKQNLRTKFRGLHVHAIFETASRAYSVQEYYSAMAELQKISPEMTTIVHVREFPITLLIEAIREMLQRWFSTRKEAAITQFIEVTKWENDEMEIKLDVAFRMKVDVIDAMKSSVTYGDRVFVVDLEQHMCTCNEFQLEGIPCAHAIATIESKYLDKYKFCSNWYKNSILKETYAGSINPLPDKVDWSVPDEIKEDSMKAPKFKVKQGRPKKKRIPSTGEFSKHVRTVKCGNCGILGHNRKNCKIQPILKEG, encoded by the exons ATGAGAGATGAACATGGGGTAGGTGTAACGTACAATAAAGCATGGAGAGCAAAAGAACTTGCAGTTGATGATGTTAGAGGGTCAAATGAGGAAAGTTATGCATTGTTACCTTCATATTTGTATATGCTAAAGTTGTCCAACCCAGGAACTATCACAAGAGTATGTAAAGATGAAGAAAATAG GTTTAAATACATGTTTATTGCTTTTGGTGCTTCATTGGATGGATGGAAACACTGTAGACCAGTTATAGTGGTAGATGGAACATTTTTAAAGACAAAATATGGAGGTACACTATATGCAGCTTGTGTTAAAGATGGAGACAATCAAATTTTTCCGCTCGCCTTTGGAATTGGGGATTCAGAAAATGACAATGCATGGATATGGTTCTTTATAAGACTAAAAGAAGCAATAGGAGATCGAGAAAACTTGTGCATAGTATCTGACAGGCATAAAAGCATCAAAAATGCAGTTGAACAAGTGTATCCTGGTGTATATCATGGAGTTTTTCTTTATCATTTGAAACAAAATCTAAGGACTAAGTTTAGGGGATTACATGTGCATGCCATATTTGAAACTGCTTCAAGAGCGTACTCAGTTCAAGAATATTATTCTGCCATGGCTGAATTACAGAAAATTAGCCCTGAAATGACCA CAATTGTGCATGTGAGAGAATTTCCTATAACATTGTTAATAGAAGCTATAAGAGAGATGCTTCAAAGATGGTTTTCAACAAGAAAAGAAGCAGCAATCACCCAATTTATTGAAGTGACAAAATGGGAAAATGATGAAATGGAGATCAAACTTGATGTGGCATTTCGAATGAAG GTAGATGTAATTGATGCAATGAAATCTAGTGTCACATATGGTGATCGAGTATTTGTTGTCGACTTGGAACAACATATGTGCACATGTAATGAATTTCAACTAGAGGGAATTCCATGTGCACATGCTATTGCAACAATTGAAAGCAAGTACTTGGACAAGTACAAATTTTGCTCAAATTGGTATAAAAATTCTATTTTGAAAGAGACTTATGCAGGATCAATTAATCCTCTTCCAGATAAAGTTGATTGGAGTGTCCCAGATGAAATTAAAGAAGATAGCATGAAAGCTCcaaaattcaaagtaaaacaaGGACGTCCTAAGAAAAAAAGAATTCCATCAACAGGAGAATTTTCCAAGCATGTTCGAACAGTCAAGTGTGGAAATTGTGGAATATTGGGACATAATAGAAAGAATTGTAAAATCCAACCAATTCTAAAAGAAGGATAA